A stretch of Pseudoprevotella muciniphila DNA encodes these proteins:
- the leuB gene encoding 3-isopropylmalate dehydrogenase — MKLNIAVLAGDGIGPEISVQGVAVMSAVAKKFGHEVNYTDALCGAAAIDAVGDPFPEETFRICEAADAVLFSAVGDPKYDNDPEAKVRPEQGLLAMRKKLGLFANIRPVQTFECLIHKSPLKDELVRGADFVCIRELTGGMYFGEKQEGTEEAYDTNKYTRPEVERILKVAYQYAMQRRKHLTVVDKANVLASSRLWRKVAQEIAPQYPEVTTDYMYVDNAAMRMIQEPTFFDVMVTENTFGDILTDEGSCISGSMGLLPSASTGSSTPVFEPIHGSWPQAKGMNLANPLAQILSVAMLYEYFGLKAEGKLIRDAVDASLDANVRTPEIQVEGGGKYGTKEVGEWIVNWIENNA, encoded by the coding sequence ATGAAACTGAACATAGCAGTTCTTGCCGGCGACGGCATAGGCCCCGAAATTTCTGTACAGGGCGTGGCAGTAATGAGCGCTGTAGCAAAAAAATTCGGACACGAAGTAAACTATACCGATGCACTCTGCGGTGCGGCAGCCATCGACGCTGTTGGCGACCCATTCCCCGAGGAGACATTCAGGATTTGTGAAGCGGCAGATGCCGTACTCTTCTCAGCAGTGGGCGACCCGAAATACGACAACGACCCCGAAGCGAAGGTGCGCCCCGAACAAGGTTTGCTCGCCATGCGCAAGAAGTTGGGGCTCTTTGCCAACATACGCCCGGTACAGACATTTGAGTGCCTCATCCACAAATCACCGCTGAAGGATGAACTCGTGAGAGGTGCCGACTTCGTTTGCATCCGCGAACTTACCGGCGGTATGTACTTCGGAGAGAAACAGGAAGGCACCGAAGAGGCATACGACACGAACAAATACACTCGCCCCGAAGTGGAGCGCATACTGAAAGTGGCATACCAATATGCCATGCAGCGGCGCAAGCACCTCACGGTGGTGGATAAGGCTAACGTGCTCGCCAGTTCGCGCCTATGGCGCAAGGTGGCACAGGAGATAGCACCGCAATATCCCGAAGTAACGACGGACTACATGTACGTAGATAATGCTGCCATGCGCATGATTCAGGAGCCTACATTCTTCGACGTGATGGTTACGGAAAACACGTTTGGCGACATCCTCACAGACGAAGGGTCGTGCATCAGCGGAAGCATGGGATTGCTGCCAAGTGCGTCCACAGGTAGCAGCACACCCGTATTTGAGCCAATCCACGGCTCATGGCCGCAAGCCAAAGGTATGAACCTTGCCAATCCATTGGCACAGATTCTGAGCGTGGCGATGCTCTATGAGTACTTCGGTCTGAAAGCGGAAGGCAAACTTATCCGTGATGCCGTAGATGCCAGCCTCGATGCCAATGTCCGCACCCCTGAAATACAAGTGGAAGGCGGCGGAAAATACGGCACGAAGGAAGTTGGCGAATGGATTGTCAACTGGATAGAGAACAACGCTTAA